A window of Magnolia sinica isolate HGM2019 chromosome 13, MsV1, whole genome shotgun sequence genomic DNA:
TTCTTTAAAGAGgccactagagagagagagaggcgttcTATACAATAATggtttcttgagagagagagagagagagagagagagagagagagagagagagagagagagagagagagccaatgACACATAAGAAGGGGTATTTTGGTCAATTACAATGCCTCAAGAAACTTAAAAGCAAAGCAAATCGTAATAACACACGGCTTATCACGCTTCTGAACATAAGAGCCACACAAGTTATCATGTGGGGGCTATCCTGCTGCCCTACTTGGTATTCCCCTGTACATGAATTgggggaagaaaaagaaaagaaaagaaatggttGCTAGCATGGTATACCTCGTGGCTGCTATCTCCATTTTCAAGATGTGTTTCATCCTCTCCATCGATTTGCATGCTTTTGAATGCTTCCACAAGATTGATGTTGGCTTTCTCAGCGTGGCTCAAGTATTCTGCAGCGGGAGGATGAATGCCCCTATACCAGCAATACATCAATCAAACCCAATCATCATCAGCatcgtctaagccttatcccacaGACATGACCAGAAACTTAGCTGCCATCAGCTCTCAACAAAGTGAGGATGATGCATCCAAAGAGATGCAAATGGCAAGTGCTTTTGGGGAAAAATCAAAGCTCCCTATTTGTGCTTCAATTGAACACAGTAACATCATCTAATTTTATGGCCAAAGGGAAATGAATTACGTTCCAAAGTCACTGAGgtcatttttttccttcatttgccTGGTATTAGCTGTTCTAAAAGATTCAGGGTGCTGTCAAGTTATTTTTGAGTTTGAATAGCTGAGGCTACAGATGATGAAGATCATTACGAGTGTGGACAATGCAACTTAACAGTCCCCATGAATTTGTTTGGGATGTGTCCAGAGGTTCAGGATACGTCTAGGGAGGAGTAGGAGGGAGGGAGTTGGTTCAGGTTCCAGGTGGAGAATCTGGGGCTGTGCGTGGTGGATCAAAGGAGGATGGAGTGGGTAGATGGAGAGTTGTGTCAGGTTCAGATCAAGCAGAGGAAACGGTAACTACAGAGATGGAGACATGTTGGGGCTGCGAATTGGGTCGAGGGCTTTGTTCGTCCAGATTCTTCCGTAGGAACCCTGGACCGTGCCACTCGTGCACCAATCCATTTACCCTCTCTCACATGCAAGCCTTAAGTCAGATGCTTTGTATTCCATTGCAGGAGAACGCTGAGGGAAATCTAGAGGGAGATGGTCGATGTTTCTCCATCGATTAATTGAAGTTTATGGTATCAGGTTCCAAAGACAAGGGTGACTGATGTGTGGCTATAACTCGGCCGGAGGAGTGATCTTACCAAGTCATTGAGTGGCTCAGTTGGTGGCCGAGTGAAGAAGATCTAGTGGTGCAGGATATGGCTTTGGTGATTCACATAGATTGGGCTTCTGTGGGCAGAAGTGGAGATGGAGTGGTGGTAGGAGATGGTCAGAGTAAGGATCCCCAGCAGGATGCAATAGGCATTCCTCTGCTCCTAGAGGTAAGAGGCAATGTTTTGGAGAAAGGACTTTTGATCAGGTCTCTGGCGTACGAAAAGGTGCTGCTTGCAGCAAGTGTAGGGGGCAATGTGTCTGTGGCTCAGGGTATGAGGTGGATTAAAGATGCGATAAGCCATATTGGTAAAATGGTGGGGATGATATTTTGTGACTGCAAGGTGGATCTCATTGCATTGTTTCAGTTCGTGGAGGAACGAAGTGCCCAGAAAGGCCAATCTGGACAACAGGGGATGGTTCAGAAATCTCCTAGAGGGAGGAGAGTGCTCAAAGAACCTAATATCCTCAATCAATTACGATGCTGGAATAAGTGCCAAGAAGGGTAAAGGGGATCAGCTAGCATTGTAATGAAGATTCTCTGTTGGAACGTTGGGGGGTTAGGGATGTGTGCTCTATGGTtagggaggaaaaaaaaagagttggGGATGCATGCTCTATGGTggattcctttttcttttcttttttttttttttttgggggatttTTAGTGCTACACCGGTTGTTGGGAGGAGGATTGCCAGTGCGAGCCTTTTTCTATCTCTATTCTACTAAAGGGAGTTTGGTTTTTGCTAGGTATTCACGAATGCTTACGTCCTGAATTTGGACTCCATTCAGCAATTTTATGTCTCTGTGCGTGTGCGTGttgttttgggggggggggggggctgggCTGGATTAGGCAGTGCTAGATGGCAATGGCTCTGCTGGGGGAATTTTGGTTATCTGGGATTTAAATTGTTGGAAGGAGGATTGCTAGTGTCTGCCTTTTTCTATCTCTATTCTACTAAAGGGAGTTTCGATGGGTTTTTGCTGGGCATTCATGAATGTTTAAGGCCCAAATTTGGACTCCGTTCAGCATAGGTGGCAACAACCATGATGGGGAGGGATGAGATTTCAATGTGGTCAGGTTCACCCTTGAAAAATAAGCTGCGGCCGCATCATGAGAAGCATGCAGGACTTTTCGGATTGAGTGGATAGGAATGAGATGATAGACCTTCCAATGAGTGATGTAAAGCTCACTTGGATGAACCGGTAGGAAAAGACGGTCATGTCTCAATTAGATCGATTCCTCATTTCCATGGATTAGGTGGACAAATTTCCCTTAGTGAGGCATTGGGGCCTGTCAAGGCTAGTAACCAACCACTGCCCTATTTTATTGGTTAGTGATTGAGGATAACTGGGGTCTCAAGCCATTCTGGCTTGAGTTGATGTGGCTCCAGGTGGAGGTTTTCATGGAGCTAGTAAAAGATTAGTGGTGCTTGTTCTAAGTTGAAGGTTTTGTTGACTTCATTTTGTTTAAAAAACTCAAGCTTTTGAAAAAGAAGATAATTGACTGAAAAAAGGATGTCTTGAAGGGAAGGGAAGGGAAGCATAAGTAGAAATTATCCTTTaggagatccaggccattgatctaAAAGAGTAGGGCGGTGAGATTTCATAGGAAGAAAAGACCACACATGCCAACCTATCCCTTGAATATGCTAAACGCTTAAAAGAAGAGGAGAATAAATGGACGCAGTGCTAACGGGCGATCTGGTTAAAAGAAGGGGATAAAAAAATACTAAGTTCTTTCATGAAATTTCCAGTGCTCAGGCCAGGCATAATATGATCCACAATGTGATGGTGGAAGGCAGAAGGGTTGAAGGTAAGAGCTAGGCATGCAACTCTATCATGCTGTATTATAGGGACTTGTTATTGGATGAAAGATCAACAAAGCCTCAGTTGGATTATCTTCATTTCAATCAACTTTTGTGGGTTGAAGTCGAAGACCTAGAAAAACCCTTTTCTAAGGAGGAGATCAAAAATACAATTGGCTCGCTGGGTAGGGATAAAGCTCTAGGTCCTGGTGGTTTCCTGACGGTGTTGTTCTAGGTCTTCTGGAATGTAGTGAAAGTTGATGTGGTCAAATTCCTATCTGAATTTTAGGAAAGAGGTCGTATATTGTCACAAATGGGGGCGTTGTTTCTTGTTATCATCTTGCAAAATCTCAGTTTAATTTGAAGTCCTCATAAGATCTTTGCAAAAATTTTAGCTACTAGATTTTGAATAGTTATAAATGCCATTTCCAAGTCCCAAGCTGCATTCGTGCTGGGGAGATAAAATCTTTTAATAGCGCTTCAAAAGCTTGTGgtataggaaaaagaaaaaggatatcATTTGTAAGTTGGATATTGAGAATGTGTATGATCATGTGAACCGACATTTCCTAGATTATATAATATGGAGGTTGGGATGTGGTCAGAGATGAAGAAGATGGATACAAGAATGCACCCGTTCTGTCAATTTCTTTGTACTCGTCAATGGATCTCCCAAAGTATTCTTTCAGGCGTCAATGGGTCTTAGGGAGGGAGACTGTGTTCTCCATTCCTCTTTGTTGTAATTGGCGAATCTTTGAGTAAGATGATGGAAAAGGGTCAAGCCGCTAGGCCGATAAGTGGTTTCAGGGTGGGGAATGCCAATCTTTAGATCTCACATCTTCAGTTCACCGAAGATATACTTCTCTTTTGTGATGCAGATGTTGTCATGGTGGACAACCTAAATAATGAGTTGTTTTGAGGTGGTGTCTGGTTTAAAGGTGAACATTCTCGAGATGTTGGGCGTTCACACCTCCATGGACGAGGTAGAGAGATTGGTGGAGGTGTTTGGTTGTTGGGCGGGGTCTCTTCCGTCTACATATCTTGGGCTTCCGCTGTGCATTGGCAAGTCTGCTAAATACTTATAGGATATGGTAATTGAAAGAGTGGAGAGGAAACTATTAAAGTGGAAGAGCCGTCATTTTTTGTTGGGGGGGTAGATCATGTTGATCAAGGCAGCCATGTTGAATCTTCCAATCTACCACGTCCCTCTTAAGGTGCTTGCTAGTGGTGATAGATAGGCTGGAAGGTTACATTGGGACCTTTTGTGGCAAGGAGCAGAAGCGAAGCGGAAATTTCACCTCTTAAAGGAGGAACAAGTGTGCAAGCCATTTTGATAAGGGGGTACAAGGATTAGGAGAATGGAGCAAATGAAACTGGCATTGCTTGGCAAGTGTTTGTGGAGGTTCGTGGGGAAGGGAAGCTGTGGAGGGAGATGATTGCTTGGAAATACAAAATGGCAGAAGGGGGCTGGTGGGTAAAGACTCGTAAGTTTATAGAGCTTTGGGATTGTGGAAGGTGGTGTGTAGAGTAGTGAATTTGTTTGAGGGGGTTTGGTTCTCTTGTGGTGATGGGTAGAGAATCGAGTTAACGGTAGACCTTTAGGTTGGAGAAAGACCTCTTCAGGAGGAGTTTCTGAGGTTAGCTTGCCTTGCTCCAAATCAAACTGTAACAGTTGCTTGTTGTTATTCTGCATCCAGAGAGTGATTTGGTCGCCTCCTTGTAGTAGGAATCTGAAGGACGAGGAAGCAGAGAAGTTGACTTTTGGCAAGGCTTCATTATGTTAGGCTGACTTTGGGCAAGAGGGACTTGGTGATATGGACTAAGGTTAAGCCTGGGCAGTTCTCAGTTCATTCTTTCTATAGGATGTTGAACAGTATTCTTATAAGTGTGAGGTTTGGTCAAACCTCCTACATTTGGCACTGTGGGTCCCCAATGTTATGAGCATGCTGGATGCTGCCACTTGTTCATTCACTGCGCTTTCCCTCAATCGTTATAAGGGAGATTTCTTGCTTTACTCAGCATCTTCGTGGGTGATGCCTGGATCTATCGACGCTCTCTTCCTCGCGTGGCATAGGGGAGTAGGGAGTTTTAAAAAAGGCGGCTAGGAGGTTAGCTTTGTTGGTGACTTTATGGGCATTGTAGGGAGAGGAACAATTGGATTTTCCGTGAAAGTTGTGGGTTGGTGGTAGATGTTTTCAAGAAGATGAAGCTAGATGTCTTAGATTGGGTTAATTGCATTTTCTCCTCTAACCATAGTGAATGGTTTGAGATAGAAGggcctttcttacaacttttttGCCTTAATTGCCATTTTGTGTCTATTGTAGAGTTTATTAGTATGTCAGTTTTGGATTGGATTTCAGCTTCTATAGCAGTTTCTGTTTAGCACTACTGCAGTTTTTGCATTGTTTGTGGCTTTTGTTATTGTATTCTTTCCCCGTCTTGCTGTTGCATGCGGGTGTTCTAATAAAATTTCttcactcttcaaaaaaaaagtattttctcCTCTAACCATAGTGAACGGTTTGAGATGGCAGGGctttatttgcatttttcaaaaaaagTTCAGTTgtgtttcaaaaaagaaaagaaaagaaaagaaaagaaaaagaacaagaaaaaagaagaagaagaagaaagtagcATGAATTTCTTTTAGACTCAAATCCCTCCATGCAGAGTCAGCATGAGCATACTAATATGATTAAATCCATTGAAATGGTTGATGCAGAAAAATAAAGAACCAAGGTGTAATATCTTGAAGAAAGGAAGTGTAGGGGAAAATAGATGGAGCCACATGGGAGGTACCTTTCCTCTGAAAGATTAGACTCAACGGCAAGAGCAACCTGCCAGTCCTCAAACAAATTCGGGTACTCTTCAGGATCCGCCAAAGACTCCGCAGCTTTTTGGTTAACcttaaaacaaaatcaaacaagATTCGCCAGTCAAGCAGAatccacacacatgcacacatgcacacatttcCTGATTTGAGTACCAAGCGGGACAAACTAAGGAAATTGGACAGAGTGGTGATGTTACTGtagacaacaacaaaaaaaaatttgcacGTAGCAGAAGGAAgtcatttgtatttttccctgTAGTCCCTTCGTTCTGCCTTTCTATATAAAAATAAAGAGAAGAAAGCACAAACAAGAAGGAACCTTGTTCAGGTCGCTTCTCCATATTGCTACTATCTCCGAAACCTTGCTTGGAAGATAGGACCGTGCCATCAACGCAGCCTCTGGTATCCGATTGCTGTAAACGAATGGAATGGTGGTGAAAGGGACAACAATAATATTGAAGATAATAAAATAGGAAACTCAAGAGTTCATGTGCCAAGACAGGGAGACGAAGAAAAGTTACCTCTCTACCAATAGCTGGAGGCACTCGTCTAATTTACCTAACATGAATAGACAAAGGAAGGCAACATTATTCTTCCCTTGCTCTTTTGCAAGAGATGCAAGTTTAGATATCCCTTCAGCATCTCCAAGGGCGGAATAAAGAAGCAACAATCCGCTTAAGTCCATGGCATGTGATAAACATTCCTCAGCCATTTCTAACTGCAGCAAGAAAATGCATTCTGAGTCAAAGCTGCTGGCGATCTCCAGGGAATGGATTTTCCGTGAATTTACACATTCAAGAACATTTTCTGAATGAAGAGTCATAGTGTCCTATGGTTGGCAAAAGAAAAGTTTGCTGATGTGCAGGATCCTCCACATGAGAGGTTCATGGCAgggttatccaaaccattgatctgatggaccccactttagatTGGGGATGCCCTGAAAatttcccagattggaagatccaaaccgttcaatatTTGGGCTTCTTTCAGTTGACAGTGGGTCATTGATTTATTTCTATCAATTTATTCCACTAATCAAATGGTATTATTTCATCTAGGAGGCTTCCAGCTCACCTCCACAGCAGGGCACATCAgattaatggtttagatcaccaaaccatgggcacCACATGAATAGAATCCTGAGCATCAACAAACTATACCTATACTGGTCTACAGGGTCTTATGATTCCTCTTTTTAAATAGAATACAAGGACCATACATGTCAgcaacatattcatcatggtcAAAATCAATAAGGAGCATGTGAGATATATAGCAACCTACAAGAGGAACGGAGGCATTCAGAATGCATCCAGGCCACACAAGCAGGCTGATCGAAGAAAAGAATTATTCAAGGGTAGCCCTGATTAAGGATTTGGAGCATCCAACCATCCAGATTGAAGATATAGATCACTTTGATAGTctagattgatttgattgaaGATTAGTGGTCCAATGAACACTATGGATCAAATCAGCAGTCATTTAGTTCCTTATTAGAGATTGAATTAGTAGACCTAGTTTATCGTTAGTATTTACGTCACTTCTTTTGTGGACCACTTTTTGGGTATATCAAATAACAAGTATATCAACGATGTTGGAGTAACACAAAATTGATCCCATTTGAAAAAGCCTATTCAGTTACTTTAAAAAAAGCCAAGATCATGCAACAAGACCATTGGAGGAGATAAAGCCCATTGAAAAAATAGCCTATAAGGTTGCAACGAGATTCAAAAGTGTTCTGGTCATTTTAATGTTTTATTAAAATAGATTGTTAGGATTAGACGTATAATTGCACTAAGCATGACATGAATGGCACAGGAAGCATTATCTTCAAAATGTTATCAAGAATAAAAAGCCATGAAGCAGGATTGCAAGTCTAAAGTGTGAATGGAAGCAGGAACTGCACCTAGTTAGGAGGATCACACAACTAAAATTAGAAGTAATGAATGGTAAGGATCATATTAGGATTTCttttggtttgagaaaaaaagTATAAAACACATACGGACTTGCTTTTTTAAATGAAGGTAGACCATTCGTTGTTATTTGAATGAAAAAGTTGAATTTGGAGGGCTACTGACCACTGTATTTTTTTGAGTGGGGGTATTTGCAATTGGGATTTCTCTGTGCTtctcatttccatcagataaaaTGTTTCAAGCTAACCCAATGAGTTGTCAGGAATTCAGATAAATGCCACTTCGACAATGGCATTCATGGCAACTGTCATATTACTCATTTCAACAAGTCATCTTCACCAAGAGTATGATTAATCCATCTAAGATTACCTTAGCCAGTATGATTAATCCATCTAGATTTACTTAAGCTGGCACTTATTCTGATCAACACAAACAAGCACTTAGCCTTTCTAGATCCCAGAAAACCAGAATTTTATTATGAGGCTCTACAAGCTTGAAAACAAAACTTTTAAATGTTCAAAATTCCAGAACACACCCTATGCCCATTAATCACCTCCCATGAAACACCATGAATATTCAAGTTAAATAAGTACCTTTCCAGTAGACATAGCCAATTCTCCTAGCTGCTTCCATTTGGATTCACTTTTTACTTCAACAGCAATTGCCTACAAAGAGAAGGTCGCGTGTCCTCAAACAGGAACCAAATGATTACGAGGGTAGGCTCGTTCTAGAAAAGGACTGAAGAAGTTGAGTAATATAAAACAAATTCCAgtagatcatcatttacacatgtATTAGATCAAGAGAAACATACCTTTGCAACCTCTAATCTCCCAAGCTGGACAGCTAGATCAAATCTGTAATTAGGATCGGTAGCGACTTCAAGTGCATCCTCCAACATACCTCGAGATTCCAAGAAATGAGCCACACTATGGCAAGTAAAATACAGTTTTCAAGACTATCAGAATTCAAAGTTCAACATAACACACATAAATAGGAAGAATCTCAGGTTCAGGATATGGAAAAAGGTTGTTTACTGTCAGACCTTTACAGTTTCCACATCAAGTAGATCAAGCAGAATAAGAATGGGCAACAATAGAACTCTATGTTGCCAatactaaatctaaaatttcagacTCTAATGACATGCAGCAAGAATAGGAAAATCATAACAAGGCAACAAGGTGATGAGAGGGATAGGTCAGAAGTTTCCAAAAATGCCGATCTAATAATATGTCAGCAGAAACTAGAAATTCCGGACTTGTAGTAgcctttccaaaaataaaaaaaaataaaaaaaaaaatcgggaCTTGTAGTATATGTAGACTGGACTGCAACTTACACTAATAAACTGGTTCCAATTTCAGATAAATTATATGTCCTATAACAGCTTAAAACTTCATAAGAGGGCCAATCACCACCAATTTTGATACTGTGGTTAATATATGCCCCCGACATTTTGCACTGGGTTTCAAAAGAACAGGCGTCTCAAAGAAAAGCTCTTCTGATTTTAGACTttcgaaaggaaaaaaaagagtcaacaaaaaattttcaaataaatgaAAACATCTGGTTAGATATGTGGGTCAAAGACTCAAGGTTGTGATTTAGGCTGGGTTTGTCTGATTTCATACACTTGTTACAAAAGTTAGAACTCAGACACAACTCCACTTCGTTTGGCATTAAGCACATCAGATGACTTGGCAGATGAAAGAGCCTGCCGAAATATAGAGAAGGCCACAAGCATTAACAGCCAGATATTTCAGGTCACAACCATATGGTATCTTTGTCCAATACTTCGATATCGAGTGTCAAAGCCGTACTGGCACCATACCAATGCCATATCGTTCCATACATGGGTATCATGGCTTTGAACAGAAATGTTCGAGAACATTAACAAAAAGCTACCTTTACTTTTTCacatctttaaaagaaaaaactgCTATTTTCATCATCTAACACTAAAATTCCACCTTCCATAAATAACTACATGAACACGTTGGGCTGGAAAACATTCGCCAAGACGCCAACATTACCAAATGCTAAAATGCTTTTCTGTAATTGGTGAAATATGGAAAGAACCTGTCGTGATGCTCCTTCGGAATTGAGAGCAGGATTTCATTTGCCCGGTCCAGATCTCCACGCATCACAAGAGTTTTATACTCAATCAAGCTGAGAAGTAAGGTGTATCCCACAACACTGCAAACAGGCAGATCATTAGCAATAGAAAGAAACAATGGAACTGATACTGCTTTCTAGAACCAGCTCCTAAGCCCAACTCACTTGAATTCTTTGTCAATAAGATAGACCCGGCTTTGGCTTGCAAGATAGCCTAACAGATACATAGGCCGATCCAAGTGAAACATAGTGGTCACCTGCATTTACAAGTACAAGTATAAAATGGCTAAAAATAATTGAGGAAAATGCAGATTGAAAATTTAGGGGCAAAAAGATTAAACAGAGTACATCCAGTACCTCCCCCCCAACACAGTAATTAAGTCGCCAAGATGAGTTATTGTAAATGAAACAGTCCCCAACCCATATTCCAGTCCGGACCCGTTCGTTTGTTTCATGGAGAAGCTCAAATGCATCTTCAACACCTTGCTCATCAACGGGTTTTCCACTATCCAAATATGATGATACAACATCTCTCTGCAAAATAAAATTGTGTTACAATATTATGTACCCATTCCAATTAACAAAAATATCGAATATTACTCAATATTCAAGGGGAAAGAGATGGATAGTCATATAAGAAAGAACAACACGATTCTGTGTTCTTACATTGTATTTCAGGATGTAGAATGATGTATCACTGGCAATTGAGACCAGATCACCACTATCAGCCCAATAAAGATTCTGAAACAATGAAACAGTATACGAATTGGAAATAACAACCGAAACAAGCTATAAATGACAACTTGGTAACTGACTATGTTTAAGCAGAGTTTGTTACTCACTTTGACATTAACATCAATTCGACGGATCAACCTGCACTCAGCCCAATCATAAAAGCAAATAAAGTCATTTGAACACATTGCCAATAACGTTCCGCCAAAAATACGCTCCGTAGAAAATGTTGGTCGCATACTTTTCTTTTCCTGGAAGAAAAAACATCAAATAAATTTCATCCAACTTGCCCAAAGGAAAACTAGCTTTCATTTTTCTAATACCTATTTGTGAGGGAGAGATGGGAAATTGATAATTTCTAACACCTCCCACTTGATGCAATTTCTGTCTTCAACATCTTCCAATGTATTATTCTCAACACAATCCACACATATTACATGCTTAGATTTCAATTATGAGAATTCAAGTTCCTTGTAGTTGTAATTACAAAAAAAGTCAACATTCTTCTCCTAAAGTGAAGGATATAAACAGCCTTGAGCAGCCAAGAGATGGGAGAGGTCAAAGGTTGGGAACTCCAGAGGCTAGGAATCTAAATTGAGGGTTGCCTCAATAATTTAGAATGATCTGGTATTTCAGAGGGGGGGTGGGGTGGTGGGAGTTGGGAATCATACTGCCTATTGCTATCCAAATGCTATTGTATGGAGAGATAATGAACTGAGACAGGGAACAACCTGGAAAGCTTTGCTGAAGATCTTAATCCTTGATGTACTTTCTCTAACTGCGTATTCTCCATCTGATGACCACACAAATTCCAATCCCGAACCAAAGGATCTATTTCTCCATGCTAAAgctgtatatataatgtattctCCATCCCCACAGACAACAACAAACCTACCATTTGGGTTATGCTTTAAGCTCTGGAAACACATTTTAGAAACAGAAAATCAGAAGCATTAAAAAACTTGGCCTAATTATTAACATCTGGGTCAATAAAGAATAACAATCAAaggaaatagtttttttttttggagagatgacaatttatttattattaaaaagGCTCGCAAAACGAGCAAAGAATACAACACCCACCCGACCAAGTCAGGCCCAGCTCTCTAAAcaatcaaaggaaacagttgcAGAAACATATCATCAATTTAAGTCAAGATACTTGACATCTAATGTTTATTGTGGCTATAAGTAATATTTCTTTACATGGCAACTAGcagcttttattttttatttttttatttttgctaagAGCAACAAAGCAAAATCAATACCAGATAGACACCACTGGGAGAGATGATGAGTGATAATCCCTCCCATCACAATGAAAGCCTGGTAGAGAAATATGAATAATATACATGCATAGTATACATGAAATGATTCATATATCATTACTAGCCTCTCTCCTCACCTTCTTCACCCTGAGATCGCTTACAACCTGCAGAAACTTTCGATGCCCCTTGCCCAACTGACCACTCTCCCTCGGGCCTTCTGAAAGGTGTCACTAGTAGATTCTTCTCTTTCGCAAAATGTACTATTTTCATGGTTGTTCCAAATCAACTACAGTCCAGCAAGCAGTGTGAGATGCCACAGAGTTTTATGTCTTTTACCCACATCAACACCATGCCAAGCCTGAATGAAGTCCCTGGCAAActaggaagaagaagagatatgCATCTAATCTTCTTAGTCATACAAACCAGCCAACTAACCACTTCTATGAATAAGAGTCCAAAAGGACAAAAACAACCTACACTCAACGTaaaacaaaatccactataatgaGGTTTGTGCACAGAGATGCACACATGCATGACATCGCATGAATCTGATAAAGCTGGAGCATATATATCAACGATGCTGACTTGTAAATAATACTATTTAATAGATACTTATTCAGAGAAAATGCATCTGCAAGTTAATTGCTGGTCTCAACATACATAGTAACAATCTCTTTGTTTACTACCTCCACACACATAAAGTGACAATTGATGTCAATATGCTCAGTATCTAACTGATCACAATTCAGAGACCTAGTTGCAAGTTGAGCACCCATCCGAACCAAGGTTTTAAATATCGTCTGAAACTGGTATGTATTGACTGATACATACTGGTATTGGTAGTTTCCAAGAAGATGCACCCTACCCCCTGCATGGTTCGACTACACCCTGCATGTAGTGGGTCGGCTCAGCCAAGTCGGACCAAGTTatacttattattattttagataCAAAGATAGCTGTGCAAGGCCCATCCATGATGTTTATTAAGTTATCCATCTTGTTCATATGGTGAGCCTATCCATGATTGGCCCTTAGCCCAAATTTCAAGCCAAAAATGACCACATGTGAGCCACAATAAGGGGAAAAGTGGGGGAGAATGACCACCATAG
This region includes:
- the LOC131223374 gene encoding coatomer subunit beta'-1 isoform X1 encodes the protein MPLRLEIKRKLAQRSERVKSVDLHPTEPWILVSLYSGSVCIWNYQSQTTAKSFEVTELPVRSAKFIARKQWIVAGADDMFIRVYNYNKMDKVKVFEAHTDYIRCVAVHPTLPYVLSSSDDMLIKLWDWEKGWMCTQIFEGHSHYVMQVTFNPKDTNTFASASLDRTIKIWNLGSPDPNFTLDAHLKGVNCVDYFTGGDRPYLITGSDDHTAKVWDYQTKSCVQTLEGHTHNVSAVCFHPELPIIMTGSEDGTVRIWHSTTYRLENTLNYGLERVWAVGYMKGSRRVVIGYDEGTIMIKIGREEPVASMDNSGKIIWAKHNEIQTVNIKTVGADFEVTDGERLPLAVKELGSCDLYPQSLKHNPNGRFVVVCGDGEYIIYTALAWRNRSFGSGLEFVWSSDGEYAVRESTSRIKIFSKAFQEKKSMRPTFSTERIFGGTLLAMCSNDFICFYDWAECRLIRRIDVNVKNLYWADSGDLVSIASDTSFYILKYNRDVVSSYLDSGKPVDEQGVEDAFELLHETNERVRTGIWVGDCFIYNNSSWRLNYCVGGEVTTMFHLDRPMYLLGYLASQSRVYLIDKEFNVVGYTLLLSLIEYKTLVMRGDLDRANEILLSIPKEHHDSVAHFLESRGMLEDALEVATDPNYRFDLAVQLGRLEVAKAIAVEVKSESKWKQLGELAMSTGKLEMAEECLSHAMDLSGLLLLYSALGDAEGISKLASLAKEQGKNNVAFLCLFMLGKLDECLQLLVESNRIPEAALMARSYLPSKVSEIVAIWRSDLNKVNQKAAESLADPEEYPNLFEDWQVALAVESNLSEERGIHPPAAEYLSHAEKANINLVEAFKSMQIDGEDETHLENGDSSHELVEENEEGQEEAVEVDADDSSDGAVLVNGNEADEQWVLAPHH
- the LOC131223374 gene encoding coatomer subunit beta'-1 isoform X2, coding for MPLRLEIKRKLAQRSERVKSVDLHPTEPWILVSLYSGSVCIWNYQSQTTAKSFEVTELPVRSAKFIARKQWIVAGADDMFIRVYNYNKMDKVKVFEAHTDYIRCVAVHPTLPYVLSSSDDMLIKLWDWEKGWMCTQIFEGHSHYVMQVTFNPKDTNTFASASLDRTIKIWNLGSPDPNFTLDAHLKGVNCVDYFTGGDRPYLITGSDDHTAKVWDYQTKSCVQTLEGHTHNVSAVCFHPELPIIMTGSEDGTVRIWHSTTYRLENTLNYGLERVWAVGYMKGSRRVVIGYDEGTIMIKIGREEPVASMDNSGKIIWAKHNEIQTVNIKTVGADFEVTDGERLPLAVKELGSCDLYPQSLKHNPNGRFVVVCGDGEYIIYTALAWRNRSFGSGLEFVWSSDGEYAVRESTSRIKIFSKAFQEKKSMRPTFSTERIFGGTLLAMCSNDFICFYDWAECRLIRRIDVNVKNLYWADSGDLVSIASDTSFYILKYNRDVVSSYLDSGKPVDEQGVEDAFELLHETNERVRTGIWVGDCFIYNNSSWRLNYCVGGEVTTMFHLDRPMYLLGYLASQSRVYLIDKEFNVVGYTLLLSLIEYKTLVMRGDLDRANEILLSIPKEHHDSVAHFLESRGMLEDALEVATDPNYRFDLAVQLGRLEVAKAIAVEVKSESKWKQLGELAMSTGKLEMAEECLSHAMDLSGLLLLYSALGDAEGISKLASLAKEQGKNNVAFLCLFMLGKLDECLQLLVESNRIPEAALMARSYLPSKVSEIVAIWRSDLNKVNQKAAESLADPEEYPNLFEDWQVALAVESNLSEESW